The following coding sequences lie in one Arachis hypogaea cultivar Tifrunner chromosome 9, arahy.Tifrunner.gnm2.J5K5, whole genome shotgun sequence genomic window:
- the LOC112712456 gene encoding large ribosomal subunit protein uL3z: protein MSHRKFEHPRHGSLGFLPRKRAARHRGKVKAFPKDDPSKSPKLTAFLGYKAGMTHIVREVEKPGSKLHKKETCEPVTIIETPPMVIVGVVGYVKTPRGLRTLNTVWAQHLSEEIKRRFYKNWCKSKKKAFTKYSKQYESEDGKKSIESQLEKIKKYATVVRVLAHTQIRKMKGLKQKKAHIMEIQVNGGTIAQKVDFAHGFFEKQVPIDAVFQKDEMIDIIGVTKGKGYEGVVTRWGVTRLPRKTHRGLRKVACIGAWHPARVSFTVARAGQNGYHHRTELNKKIYKLGKAGTESHTGDTEFDRTDKDITPMGGFPHYGIVKDDYLMVKGCTVGPKKRVLTLRQSLLKQTSRVALEEIKLKFIDTSSKFGHGRFQTTQEKQKFFGRLKA, encoded by the exons ATGTCTCACAGGAAGTTCGAGCACCCAAGACACGGTTCTCTGGGATTTCTCCCGAGGAAGCGTGCTGCTCGTCACAGAGGAAAAG TGAAGGCATTCCCCAAGGATGATCCATCAAAATCACCCAAGCTTACTGCTTTCTTGGGTTACAAGGCTGGTATGACCCACATTGTTCGAGAGGTCGAGAAACCAGGATCCA AGCTTCACAAGAAGGAGACTTGTGAGCCGGTTACAATTATCGAGACCCCTCCAATGGTTATCGTCGGAGTTGTGGGTTATGTGAAAACTCCAAGGGGTCTGAGGACCTTGAACACTGTATGGGCTCAGCATTTGAGTGAGGAGATCAAGCGTAGGTTTTACAAGAACTGGTGCAAGTCCAAGAAGAAGGCATTCACCAAGTACTCAAAGCAGTATGAATCTGAAGATGGAAAGAAGAGCATTGAATCACAGCTTGAGAAGATCAAGAAATATGCAACCGTAGTCCGTGTTTTGGCTCACACTCAG atCAGAAAAATGAAGGGTTTGAAGCAGAAGAAGGCCCATATCATGGAGATCCAAGTCAACGGTGGCACTATTGCCCAGAAGGTGGACTTTGCCCATGGTTTCTTTGAGAAACAGGTTCCTATTGATGCTGTGTTCCAGAAGGATGAGATGATTGACATCATTGGTGTCACAAAAGGTAAGGGTTATGAAGGTGTTGTGACCCGTTGGGGTGTGACTCGTCTTCCCCGCAAGACTCACAGGGGTTTGAGGAAGGTGGCTTGTATTGGTGCTTGGCATCCTGCTAGGGTATCCTTCACTGTTGCCAGGGCTGGTCAGAACGGATACCACCACAGAACTGAGTTGAACAAGAAGATTTACAAGCTTGGCAAAGCTGGAACTGAGTCTCACACTGGTGATACCGAGTTTGACAG AACTGATAAGGACATTACCCCCATGGGTGGCTTCCCGCACTACGGTATTGTTAAGGATGATTATCTCATGGTCAAGGGTTGCACAGTTGGTCCAAAAAAAAGGGTTCTTACATTGCGCCAATCCCTCCTCAAGCAGACTTCCCGTGTTGCCCTGGAGGAGATCAAGCTCAAGTTCATCGACACCTCCTCAAAGTTTGGACATGGTCGCTTCCAGACAACACAAGAGAAGCAAAAGTTCTTTGGACGCCTCAAGGCATAA
- the LOC112712459 gene encoding polypyrimidine tract-binding protein homolog 3, with protein sequence MAEPSKVIHVRNVGHEISENDLLQLFQPFGVITKLVMLRAKNQALVQMQDVASAVNSLQFYANVQPSIRGRNVYVQFSSHQELTSMDQNQGRGDEPNRILLVTIHHMMYPITVDVLYQVFSPHGSVEKIVTFQKSAGFQALIQYQSRQHAVVARSTLQGRNIYDGCCQLDIQFSNLDELQVNYNNDRSRDFTNPNLPTEQKGRPSQPGYGDTVGYPQMANAAAIAAAFGGGLPPGVTGTNDRCTILVSNLNPDRIDEDKLFNLFSIYGNIVRIKLLRNKPDHALIQMGDGFQAELAVHFLKGATLFGKRLEVNFSKHPNITPGADTHEYANSNLNRFNRNAAKNYRYCCSPTKIIHLSTLPQDVTEDEILNLLEEHGTIVNSKVFEMNGKKQALVQFETEELATDALVCKHASSLSGSVIRISFSQLQNI encoded by the exons ATGGCTGAACCTTCCAAGGTCATCCATGTACGAAACGTGGGGCATGAGATATCCGAA AATGATTTGCTTCAGCTCTTTCAGCCTTTTGGAGTCATAACAAAGCTTGTGATGTTGCGTGCAAAAAATCAG GCTCTTGTCCAAATGCAAGATGTTGCTTCAGCCGTTAATTCTTTACAATTTTATGCAAATGTTCAGCCAAGCATAAG GGGGAGGAATGTTTATGTCCAGTTTTCCTCACATCAAGAACTAACATCAATGGATCAAAATCAAGGGCGTGGAGATGAG CCAAATCGAATTCTCTTAGTTACAATTCACCACATGATGTATCCTATAACAGTGGATGTGCTATATCAAGTATTTTCTCCCCATGGATCTGTGGAAAAGATTGTAACATTTCAGAAGTCAGCTG GTTTTCAGGCTCTTATCCAGTATCAGTCACGTCAGCATGCTGTTGTCGCAAGAAGTACACTTCAG GGACGCAATATTTATGATGGTTGCTGTCAGCTGGACATTCAGTTCTCAAA CCTTGATGAACTACAAGTGAACTACAACAATGACCGTTCAAG GGACTTTACGAACCCAAATCTTCCTACAGAGCAGAAAGGCAGACCGTCACAA CCTGGATATGGCGATACAG TTGGATATCCTCAG ATGGCCAATGCTGCAGCCATTGCAGCTGCCTTCGGGGGTGGTTTGCCTCCTGGAGTAACCGGGACAAATGACCGATGTACAATTCTTGTCTCAAATCTTAATCCTGAC AGAATAGATGAGGATAAGCTGTTCAACTTGTTCTCCATTTATGGGAACATTGTGAGGATTAAGCTTCTCCGGAATAAACCAGATCATGCACTTATCCAGATGGGGGATGGTTTCCAAGCTGAATTGGCAGTGCACTTTCTGAAG GGAGCCACGTTGTTTGGGAAGCGATTAGAAGTCAACTTCTCGAAACATCCTAACATAACCCCAGGTGCTGACACGCATGAGTATGCCAATTCAAACCTCAACCGTTTCAACCGTAATGCTGCTAAGAACTACCGTTATTGTTGCTCCCCGACAAAGATTATCCATTTGTCAACACTCCCGCAAGATGTCACCGAAGACGAGATTCTGAACCTCCTGGAGGAGCATGGAACTATTGTGAACAGCAAAGTCTTTGAGATGAATGGGAAAAAGCAGGCTCTGGTTCAGTTCGAGACTGAGGAACTGGCTACCGATGCTCTTGTATGCAAGCATGCAAGCTCACTTTCTGGTTCAGTAATCCGCATCTCATTCTCACAGCTGCAGAATATATGA